Proteins encoded by one window of Mercenaria mercenaria strain notata chromosome 4, MADL_Memer_1, whole genome shotgun sequence:
- the LOC123552248 gene encoding uncharacterized protein LOC123552248 — protein sequence MNNMAMQGRVNDPLFHFETHFPERLSRLHLNPEYSGHPVQRKNKRSRARNGARYKTQPVTFDEIQEVDEENIKEEDKTDGLKHQFAAFSKSMDGLVPRFKSKLADDVIQEVVEVTTNDVKPNKTKIGDIGRIQSDSPELRLQSVESDETCKENKENEPSNGSKPENAPLGLPPSGPNTRRQRTTAKAKKRQMQAEVQGGGDKGT from the coding sequence ATGAACAATATGGCGATGCAGGGAAGAGTGAACGACCCGCTTTTCCACTTTGAGACGCATTTTCCAGAACGACTATCACGTTTACATCTTAACCCAGAGTACTCTGGTCATCCGGTCCAGAGGAAAAATAAACGCTCACGCGCTAGAAATGGTGCGAGATACAAGACTCAACCAGTGACATTTGATGAAATCCAAGAGGTTGATGAAGAAAATATTAAAGAGGAAGATAAAACCGATGGACTTAAACATCAGTTTGCGGCATTCTCTAAGTCAATGGATGGATTAGTCCCTAGATTTAAAAGTAAGCTGGCCGATGATGTAATTCAAGAGGTTGTTGAAGTTACAACGAATGACGTTAAACCAAATAAGACAAAAATTGGTGATATCGGTAGAATTCAGTCTGATTCTCCAGAGCTTAGGTTACAAAGTGTGGAATCAGATGAAACttgtaaagaaaataaggaaaatgagCCAAGCAATGGCTCTAAACCAGAAAATGCGCCATTAGGATTACCTCCCTCTGGGCCGAATACGCGACGACAAAGAACAACAGCTAAGGCAAAGAAGCGCCAAATGCAAGCGGAGGTTCAGGGTGGGGGAGACAAAGGAACTTAG